One genomic segment of Candidatus Hydrogenedens sp. includes these proteins:
- a CDS encoding thioredoxin family protein encodes MVAVNSTMLPLGTKAPDFCLKDINGKWVRRDDFKGKKGLLVMFICNHCPFVKHIQQELVKLTNEYQYKGIGIVAINSNDVEKYPEDHPDKMKEVAENWGYMFPYLFDETQEVAKSYKSACTPDFFLFDSNFHLVYRGQFDDSRPGNGKPVDGKDLRTALDCLLEGKPVPSRQKPSIGCNIKWKSGNEPDYFTH; translated from the coding sequence ATGGTCGCAGTAAACTCAACTATGTTACCATTAGGAACAAAGGCACCTGATTTTTGTTTAAAGGATATAAACGGTAAGTGGGTTCGTAGGGATGATTTTAAAGGTAAAAAAGGACTATTAGTAATGTTTATTTGCAATCACTGTCCCTTTGTAAAACATATACAACAAGAATTAGTAAAACTAACAAATGAATATCAATACAAGGGGATTGGAATTGTTGCCATCAATTCGAATGATGTTGAAAAATATCCCGAAGACCATCCTGATAAAATGAAAGAAGTAGCAGAAAACTGGGGTTATATGTTTCCATATCTATTTGATGAAACGCAAGAGGTGGCTAAATCTTATAAGTCTGCGTGTACACCTGATTTCTTTTTGTTTGATAGCAATTTCCATCTGGTATATCGTGGACAATTTGACGACTCTCGTCCTGGAAATGGGAAGCCAGTTGATGGTAAAGACCTAAGAACTGCCTTGGACTGCCTATTAGAAGGCAAACCTGTTCCTTCTCGTCAGAAACCAAGTATAGGTTGTAATATCAAGTGGAAATCAGGAAACGAACCAGATTACTTCACTCATTAA